DNA from Metabacillus flavus:
ATCGTTTTTTTGCTAGAGAAGCTTCCAAATCATTATCCTTCTTTCTATAGCGTTTCTAAAATCAGCTTCTCTAACTATATCATTTATCAGGGAGGTATTGGCTTTCATTTTCCATGAATGCGAGAGCAAAAAAAAAGCGCCGGATCCGCGATCCAGCGCCTCTTACTCTTTATCTGCGATTCCGGTCTGCGTAAGGATAAACCGGTTCCTTCAGTTCGAAGTCATACGTTTCTCCGTTCACAAGTCCGACTGTTTTTTCACTGTCATACAGATCAAGCATGAAGCCGGCCATTTCTTTGGCCGTATGGAATTTCGGCACGGCTCCTTCATATTCAAAGCTGTCAAGGTCCATCGAGCGCTTGGCAAACTCCGTTTCTGTTGCAGCAGGAGCAAGTACTTTTGCCTGCATAGGAGCACCTTTTGATTTAAGTTCCTGTGCAAGACCCTCAGTAAAAGCACTCACATAAAACTTTGTCGCGCAGTAGGTAACGGCATCGGCTACGATGGTATAACCGCCTCCTGATGAAACGTTAATCAACTGTGTGCCCTCTTTATCAGAGTAGTCTCTTGCGAAAAGTGAGGATAAAATCGTCAATGCTTCAATATTCAGATGCAGCATTGTTTGAATTTTGTTTAAGTTTTGCTCTGCAACAGATGCAAAATTTCCGAACCCTGCATTGTTAATGAACGTTTCTAGATCATACTCGTTAAGTCCTTCGTAAAAATTGTACACTTCCTCTGATGAAGACAGATCAGCTATGCGTATCACCACATCAAGATCAGGATTCAGACTCTGGATTTCTGATTTCAGCTTTTGAAGCTCGTCCTCTCTGCGAGCAGTAATAATTAAATGTTTCCCGCGGGCTGCGAAAGCCAAAGCTGCTTCATAACCAATCCCTGAACTGGCACCTGTAATTACCGTATACTTCATATGATCTCCTCCTATTCTGCATTTTATATTGTGGTTCTTTACCATTTTCATTATACTGATTAGAGTTAACTCTAAGTCAAATTTGGAGGCAATCATGTATACAATAAGCGAAGCTGCAAGAGCTTTGGGAGTCAGTACCCATACATTAAGATATTATGAAAAAGAAGCAATCATTGAACCGGATCGCAAATCCAATGGAGATCGAATATATTCCGACTTGCATCTTAAATGGCTGCAATTTGTCCTTAAATTAAAAGAAACCAAAATGCCTGTAGCAAAAATTAAAGAATATGCTCAATTATTTAAAGAAGGCCAGCATACAAACCTGGCAAGGCTTGAGCTTTTAGAGCAGCATCGAAAAAGCATCCAGGATCAGCTCACTGTTTTGTCAGCTACCGATATAATGCTTGAAGAAAAGATTGACTCATACAGAAAGAACCTCAATTAATTCTGCATATTAAAATCAAAAAAATCTGTTCAGCTATTTGAAGCAGGCGTACGTTAAAATCATTTACATCGCCTATTTAAATGAAGATTTTATAGGGTTGTGCGCAAAGGAGAATTATTATGGGAAAGCATTTCAACTTAGTCAAATTGGCTAAGATTTTAATCCCGTTTATCATCATCATTTTTATTTATATAGAGGGAAAGAATGAAATTGCCCAGATCAATCCTTCCCGGCTGTTAATCGAGCTGAAATCCCTTGAACCCGTTCAAATCGTTTCAATGCTGCTAATAGGATTAACCGGAGTCTCAGCATTAATGGTATATGACCTTGTGTTAATCAGAAAATTAAGAATCTCTTTGTCTTGGCATACCTTTTTAAAGATCTCTTGGATTGCCAATACATTTAATAGTGTCATAGGCTTTGGCGGTCTTGCAGGTGCAAGTTTACGAGGTTTATTGCTTCATAAACACGTAAAGGATTCATCTAAGCTGTTCTCTTCTATTATTTGGCTGTTGCCGATTATGTTAACCGGGCTTTCGGTTCTTGCATGGCTGCCTCTTATTTCAGAAGGTTATAGGACACCGATGTATAATAGCCATCCATGGGTGAAATTTGCATTATGGGGAATGGCCCTATATCTGCCGGTTTACCTTCTTATTTTTCTTATTTTAAAGGATAAAAAAGCTCATTTCGCATTAAATCGATGGACAGCATCGGGAATCGCAAGCTCCCTGTTGGAATGGCTTTCAGCAGCATTTGTACTTTGGTCCATCGCCCTAATAACAGGGACAAATCTCCCTTTCATTTCCATGCTGGCGGTGTTCGTTATTGCTTCAATTGCCGGCGTCATTAGTTTAGTTCCCGGGGGTATTGGTTCATTCGACTTGCTGCTGTTAGTCGGTTTGAATCATGCTGGTGCAGATGACAGCCAAATTTTAATCATTCTGCTTTTTTATCGGGTCTTTTACTCTCTTGTCCCTTTTATTATAGGTCTGTTATTCGCTTTACCGGAAGCTTACTCTCAAACGAGATATACGGTCGATCCGTTCAAAAATAACAAATGGATGAAACGGTTCTCCTTTATTCCAAATTCGCTTATTCCTAATTTAAGCTTTTGGGCCCTGGCTGTTTTAGTTTTCCTTAGCGGCGTTCTCCTTCTATTATCTGCCGCAACACCTGGAATTGTTGAGAGGATTACATTTGCAGAAAAGCTTTTATCTGAACCCTTTCTCACTATTTCCGATCTTTTGTCTGTAACAGCTGGAATATCACTGCTTTTACTATCCCGCTCCATTCAGCTTAAAGTGAGAAGTGCTTATGTGCTAACCTATATTGCTTTATTGGCAGGAGCTCTGTTTACCTTTTCAAAAGGACTGGATTATGAAGAGTCTATTTTTTTATTCGCCATTCTTGCCCTCTTAAGATTTTCAAAAAATCATTTTTACCGGGAACGTCACCCTTTTTCGTGGAAAGCTTCAATTTATATGATGGCGCTGACGATTTGTTCTTTGTTCGGCTATGTATCGATCGGTTTCTTCGATCAGCCGTTTGAACGGCTTTCTCTGCCCGCTTCTGTAAAGGACGTTCTGATAAAGACACCCGGAGAGCTGGTTCTTACAGCAGCAGCAGGTTTTATTCTTGCGATCCTTTTTTACACAATCGGCTTCTCCTTTTTAACGAAAAAGGAACAAATGGCAAGAGATTCTGCTGAGCTGCTGGAGT
Protein-coding regions in this window:
- a CDS encoding SDR family NAD(P)-dependent oxidoreductase codes for the protein MKYTVITGASSGIGYEAALAFAARGKHLIITARREDELQKLKSEIQSLNPDLDVVIRIADLSSSEEVYNFYEGLNEYDLETFINNAGFGNFASVAEQNLNKIQTMLHLNIEALTILSSLFARDYSDKEGTQLINVSSGGGYTIVADAVTYCATKFYVSAFTEGLAQELKSKGAPMQAKVLAPAATETEFAKRSMDLDSFEYEGAVPKFHTAKEMAGFMLDLYDSEKTVGLVNGETYDFELKEPVYPYADRNRR
- a CDS encoding MerR family transcriptional regulator: MYTISEAARALGVSTHTLRYYEKEAIIEPDRKSNGDRIYSDLHLKWLQFVLKLKETKMPVAKIKEYAQLFKEGQHTNLARLELLEQHRKSIQDQLTVLSATDIMLEEKIDSYRKNLN
- the mprF gene encoding bifunctional lysylphosphatidylglycerol flippase/synthetase MprF; this encodes MGKHFNLVKLAKILIPFIIIIFIYIEGKNEIAQINPSRLLIELKSLEPVQIVSMLLIGLTGVSALMVYDLVLIRKLRISLSWHTFLKISWIANTFNSVIGFGGLAGASLRGLLLHKHVKDSSKLFSSIIWLLPIMLTGLSVLAWLPLISEGYRTPMYNSHPWVKFALWGMALYLPVYLLIFLILKDKKAHFALNRWTASGIASSLLEWLSAAFVLWSIALITGTNLPFISMLAVFVIASIAGVISLVPGGIGSFDLLLLVGLNHAGADDSQILIILLFYRVFYSLVPFIIGLLFALPEAYSQTRYTVDPFKNNKWMKRFSFIPNSLIPNLSFWALAVLVFLSGVLLLLSAATPGIVERITFAEKLLSEPFLTISDLLSVTAGISLLLLSRSIQLKVRSAYVLTYIALLAGALFTFSKGLDYEESIFLFAILALLRFSKNHFYRERHPFSWKASIYMMALTICSLFGYVSIGFFDQPFERLSLPASVKDVLIKTPGELVLTAAAGFILAILFYTIGFSFLTKKEQMARDSAELLEFLENTNGNVLTHLAFMGDKDYFWNKDRDVFMMYTVYSDKLVVLGDPIGNNKSFGNAITELREYADTRGFTPIFYQTEKDWLSLYHEHGYQFFKLGEEAYVNLEEFTLTGKKKTNMRTVRNKFEREGYVFAIAEPPFSDSFIQELENVSSDWLRGRKEKGFSLGFFDRDYVQRAPVAILRDGSGTLIGFATIIPVYDGETISVDLMRHSREVPSGTMDMIFVSVMLHMKEQGYKWFNLGMAPLSNVGQNKYAFWSEKAAARVYKHGQYFYQFEGIRKYKEKFASRWEPKYLAFSSRSTLPVTMLQLSRLIQKDVKKI